The nucleotide sequence gaaatttttctgcagatgtcggtcgtatgtcaacctcgggaagtaccaagaatggtgcaaatcatccaccaacggctgcataaacacactcaaattcttccccggatattcaggccccggaattataagcgacaggaacatggtcttgcgttgcattatggcgccgggagggagattcagcggaataacaaatacgggccaacagctgtatggattagacgacataccatatggattgaacccatcacctgttatagcaattctgacattcccagcctcggctgcttcctccgggtactctatatcgaatgacttccatgcttcacctcctgatggatgtacaattttttttggattgtaccttttcccttccttgtgccacttcatcattttggcagactcctcggtgatgaaaaggcgatgcaatctttttataaaatcaagatactgaagaaccttcacagggatttttagctgctgcttctgaccatgcttatcgaccacctccttatgtattattatttcatatagattttttatgtttttttaacgccgccgggagggggtcgtcgacgggggggggggggggggggtgggggcggcggcagaTCCGGGGCCCCGGAGACGCgttccgcctcttcggacatgccaccacaccaccccgcatgtatgagggcccggtgtgatgctccggtggcattgctaccccccagggcccccgtcccgcctaaccctgtagcatttgaccacgggatctagccctttgactttgcacggacgggatttgacgagtggacctctccacccggttgtgttaggtcagcccacaggaacactttggagcaacatccgggccagacccacagcaagatcccctccgtgtagacccgacgcgtccgtttgccccctccaggtgccggcggtggcgccgtccgtgaggggggccaaaccccggagacgcgtgccgcctcttcggacatgccaccacaccaccccgcatgtatgagggcccggtgcgacgctccggtggcattgctacccccagggcccccgtcccgcctagccctgtagcgtttgaccacaggatctagccctttgactttgcatggacgggctttgaccagcggacctccccacccagttgtgttaggtcagcccatagtaacactttggagcaacatccgggccagacccacaacaagatcccctccgtgtagacccgacgcgtccgtttcctccctccaggtgccggcggcggcgccgtccgtgaggggggcacaccccggacacgcgtgtcgggcgtttgcaaccaccacaacacttccagagttgtgagaggccgcctacgcaagatttggcggcatgctagcccccagaggccgccggccacagccgtagacgcgcgaagggcaatccgcgtagagggaaaatttcgaatacttctccatcaccaaaaattatgaaaaaaatattatcgttcctatagcacatgtgcccacgtcgtgcaaaaaaactcatgattttatcgcgctccgagtatttaataatattcacgccgcatcgttaccgcagaatggctactaccgtgtcatcgccgtccgttaggggcggccacgccccggagatgtgtgccgcctcttcggacatgccaccacaccaccccgcatgtatgagggcccggtgcgacgctccggtggcattgctaccccagggcccccgtcccgcctaaccctttagcgtttgaccaagggatctagccctttgactttgcacgtacgggatttgaccagtggacctctccacctggttgtgttagttcagcccataggaacactttggagcaacatccgggccagacccacagcaagatcccctccgtgtagacccgacgcgtccgtttcccccctccaagtgccggcggtggcgccgtccgtgaggagggccaaaccccggagtcacgtgccgcctcttcggacatgccaccacaccaccccgcatgtatgagggcccggtgcgacgctccggtggcattgctaccccctccccccagggcccctgtcctgcctaaccctagagcggttgaccacgagatctttccctttgactttccacggacaggctttgaacagtggacctctccacccggctgtgttaggtcagctcagagggacacctgggagaaacatccgggccaaaccgacagctacatcccctccgtgtagacccgatgcgtccgttttccccctccaggtgccggcggtggcgccgtccgttaGGGGAGCCACGCCCCTGAGATGTGTGTCGCCTCTttgaacatgccacaacaccacctcgcatgtatgagggtcgggtacgatgctccggtggcattgctaccgccccccccccagggcccctgtcccgcctaaccgtggagcggttgaccacgagatttagccttttgacttcccacggacgggctttgaccagtggacctctgcacccggttgtgtcaggtcgcccgtagggacacccgggagcaacatccgggccaaacccacagctacatccaccgtgtagacccgacgcgtccgtttcccccctccaggtgccggcgccgtccatgaggggggcacaccgcggacgtgagggggtcacactctggagacgggtgtcgagcgtttgcaaccaccacaaaaCTTTTGTCGGCgtagctgtttttgattttaataaaatataatgatctatattcaaaagaacatgaccgcacattattaacgtgctcaaaaaaatacaaaccatatatatatattcataatatatgaaaaaaaaaactacatatatattcatatgtatgtttatatttaacatgctacatgttagtttatataataatacataaaaaagcttaaaaaatacatatgaaaaaaaatctacctatgccgacggctatgccgtcggcatagagacGGCCAGGTTttaggcggcgggcggcgtgccgcggatcactgacgtggctggtatgccgacggcagccgtcggcttaGCTCGTGGACGGTGCACCGCGGATCGATGATGTGGCATGAcgatatatgccgacggccgcccgtccaggccgtcggcatagatttgacgaCGTTATCCGCTGGTCACGGGCGGGGTCGCCGGGCCCACGGGTATGCCGAAGGCCTGGTATGCCGACGGTTGCTGTCGCCATGTTCGCAGCTCGGCCGACGACATATGTATGCCAACGGGTGCCGTCGGCTTAGCTCATGGTAGCCCGACGGCCAAGATAGGCCGACGGCCAAGACGTGGCTGTCGGCATAGCGGAAAgtaggccgacggcagccgtcggcattgaTTTGGCCGTCGGGGTAGGGCCAGTTTCCGGTAGTGTAAGGGCGAGTTTTGTCATTGACGTGGTCTCTTATTTCCACAAATGCTTTTGCTTTCAGAAAGAGAGTACCACAAGTCACATTTTGGTCTCTAGGCTTGAAAAAACAATACACTAGGATCATGTGGGTAAACATGATGAAATGTAGGAGAGTTTCCGGGGTCTCAAGCGTCCTGTTGACGAGTTTCTGCCAAATTACTGCTCCAACACCCACAACAACAGTTTGTCTATGCTTCTTAATTAGGAAAACTCTCAATCCAGCCAAAGATTGGTCTCAACAGTGACCCGGATTTGAAGTCGCCACTTAGTTGAGGGGGTCCTAGCTTCTTGTGGACGATCGTCCATTTGGCATTACTGGGACGCAGAAGGGCCGTCGTGAACATGGTGTTGATGTGTGAAACGTCGTATAGAAAGATGGTGCCATCGCCATAGAGGATGCCACAGAATCCATGCAGAAAGATGGAGCGGCCCTCGTTGTACTTGTTCGGCAAAGGAGGGAGATGGGTGCTGAATGGCTCGGGCGAGATGGTCGCGGAGGCTAGGGAAGGGGCCATCAACCAAGTAGCGGAGGGCCGTGCCGTGGGCGCTGTCCAGCCAGTTCCAATGGCCGGATGTCGGTTCGTTGACGTAGGTTGTCCTGGAGAAGAGGCATCCAAACTTGAGGTCAGGCTTGTTAGGTGCGAGGAGCCAATGTAAGAACGAGGTTTGCTTTCTTGCCGTCATCATATTCGTGTCGCGTGatgtatcatgccatgccttgcagACCGCTTGGAAGCGGATAAAATTGGCAACATAGAACGGCCGGAGCACGCATGACAGGTCGGTTTCTAACGTGCCGTCTTTGCTCTCTCTGCACATATGTATTGCAAAGATAATCCCGATTCCTTTCCCAATTATACATTGCCAGATGACGCGAGACACCCGGTGTTGACCTGGCGGAGTACGTAAAAGAGAGACCAGGCACGATATATAGTGTTTTAGCACCACCCAAATAGCTCAACTCACGGATCAACCTGTGGTTgtatggttagagggacagtggaaTCCTTAGTCCACCAGGATTCAAGTTTGATGCTGttcgtgtgtgcgttcataggagtaagtgtatgcgcgtatgtatgagcgcttgcgtctgtactgtgttcaaatAAAAAACTGGGACTCTGTGACTACAAAGTACagacacgtactccctccgttccgaattacttgtcttggatttgtctagatacggatgtatctagactcattttaatgctagatacctccgtatctagacaaatctaagacaagtaattcggaacggaggaagtataactTTGTCTTTTGAATTGGCCACATGCCCAAAAAacttcgtattttatttttataatgaaaaaactcttattctattaatctatttcttctatttttattttctAATAGATAACAATTGTTTCAGATAAATCTACAAGGTGCATAGGAAAATTTGAGTTATAAACGGAGAATTTTCATCATAACTTCAACAAAGTGggcggccatgtcgccgccgtcgttgcttCTCCTTGACCAAGCTAACCTCGAGGCTGCATCCATCCAAAGACAGTCCGCTGAGAGCGTCTAGAGCTTCTTTTTGGTGGGCATGCACCATCGTTATAGTTAAGAGGCCAGTAACCTCTATGGTCTTTGTCTTGTTGTAGTAGATCAACTTGGCATGGGACACTTTGCCGTGGTTACTGAAGAAGAGTCGCAGCTGAGAGCTGTTCATCCCAAGAGGCAAGTTGCGCACCAACACCGTGAAACTAGGTTCGTAATGTCTCACCATGATAGCGGCTTGCTGCTGCTTTACTTCTTGAGCCATCAGTGACCTCTTATTGATCTCCTGATAAAGCAAAATCAATGTTAATTTGTTAGCACTTTGCCAATTGTGATGCTTATGCGATATTAAGGTTAATGAAGTATTCAACTAGAAAGATCTATTTCTGATGTCTTACTATATGTACCTGAAGTGGCGCAATGTCTGGCTGGGGGACAAGCCATGTACACTTCTTGCCATCCCATCCTGGCGGCAACCGCTCGACAAACTCGGCCTTCCCTTCAATGAAGTTGTACTCAAATGCACCAAGCTTCTCCTGCGGGAAGGCATTCTTATTGTTGTGGTAGACGAAGTATGCACACCCGCCATGGCCGCCTAGCCATGAGGCGTCTACGGCGAAGCTATTGGGTGACCCTAGGAACAGCACACGGTCAGCAAGGCTATGACCGTCTTTCCTCACCCACCGCATCTTCTCCGGCGTTGATTCCTCCTCCTCCAGCGTGTACACGAACACATAGAGACAAGGAGCCCCGCACTGAGAAGTGACACCATTGCCGGCGACCGATACCCACAGCAGCTCGCCGCGGGATTCCAACACGTGGCTGTATTGGTGCGTGTAGAAGAACCCTTGTCCCTGCTGCCACTCCCACGGCGGAGAGGGCTTCGGGACCAGCACGTCACTGGCCTTGTCGCCGTCTGGCGTGATGACGCGCCACACCGTACCCTCGACAGTGACAACGATCTTGCCTCGGTGGTACGCGGCGCAGGACTCAACCTTCCTGCTGGGGGTCTCAAGCGTCCTCTTGACGAGCGTCCACTTTGCATCGCC is from Triticum aestivum cultivar Chinese Spring chromosome 3A, IWGSC CS RefSeq v2.1, whole genome shotgun sequence and encodes:
- the LOC123057357 gene encoding uncharacterized protein, encoding MARGAVTGARRAMTADCDNAGTLTRRCCNQRERDTPGPVELHTVSAPGELRRRAALVSCDAAAKGEHEQSDPRRYIFFLCLRPPAGRRRLRPPPCCLQVVARRDVPPPFRTTTTTHQFLPWLLTAADKDHQTPLKLRCIFSKSTYRITSPPPCAARGNWVCRADATAVQYLTVDRFLNPSLHDPVTGQVTRLPRFQWDEGDPHGILYGDGTILLYSISHTDKGRKASFRASLLRPGDAKWTLVKRTLETPSRKVESCAAYHRGKIVVTVEGTVWRVITPDGDKASDVLVPKPSPPWEWQQGQGFFYTHQYSHVLESRGELLWVSVAGNGVTSQCGAPCLYVFVYTLEEEESTPEKMRWVRKDGHSLADRVLFLGSPNSFAVDASWLGGHGGCAYFVYHNNKNAFPQEKLGAFEYNFIEGKAEFVERLPPGWDGKKCTWLVPQPDIAPLQEINKRSLMAQEVKQQQAAIMVRHYEPSFTVLVRNLPLGMNSSQLRLFFSNHGKVSHAKLIYYNKTKTIEVTGLLTITMVHAHQKEALDALSGLSLDGCSLEVSLVKEKQRRRRHGRPLC